ACTACCTCTATGAAGGCCATATCTACATCGGGTACTCCAAAGCCAACCCTTATATCCCGGCTCGACTTGCTGAGCCTGAAGAGCGGCGCTTTGCTAAGGACGGAAATAAAAATCCAATCCCTGTTCTGGACCGACAAGGGCTTCGCAGGGAAGCCTACGCTATGGGCCTTCTGCCGATTCCTATTGGTACATCTACTGCCTCTGGCCATATAAATGGCATTGATTCGAACATGATTGCTAACAATACCACAGAtccagactcagactcaggTGTAAACTCATCGGACCCAGACTCCGATATCTACTCGAAAGCTGCTTCTAAAGGAGGCAGATGGAGACCCTCGGCTACTGATCCCTATAAGATCGATACATGGCGGCCCTCCAGCACTGTTAATTCTTACAGCAGAAATACAAAGCGGTACTCAAATGCTGACTCCTATACCAGAGATTCAAAACGATACTCAAATGTTGACCCCTACAGAGACTCATGGCGGTCGACAAAATACTAACCAGGTGTATACTAAGTTGTTTAACTCAAGGTCGTAAGTACTCGTTGACTATGCATAGGACTCTCTGGATAGGGGTCAGGATCCCGTCCGTCTATATCAGTTTACTTTGGTTTGTTTGCgtctatattatactgaaTCTGGCCAGTATTTCACGACTGATCTATCGGCTCATCTGTGCTACTACTACAGCCCTCTCTGCTGCTTTACAGTTTTTCTACTACAGGATGATCCCTCCCAGCCGGACTGAGAGTTATATATTGTTGTATCGGATATTGTTGGAAGTTCTTGGTACTAATTGTTGATATGGGAACTTATATGGTGTTCGCATTGTTGGGATGGTTATAGAGCGCGTCAATTTAATTCAATTTCATTAAGAGGATTATAGCCATTCAGGCTTTTGTAAACAACAATAGAGAGATACTAAATTGGTTGCATGATTCCAGGGCTGTATGACCTGTGGGTGTAGAACAGTTGCAGTTTGGCATTGGAAGTTAGAAACAGATACCTAGTATTAATTGGCACATTCTAGTCTAGGTTATGACAATTCAGtgatataataaagaaaatcAATACCCCAACAAAGGTGTCTTGCCCAATCGAGTCCACACAGTCTGCCACCAGCTCAGTTAGATACCAGCCTGCTTTGCGATCTCAAGAGCAGACTGGAAGCGTTCAAACTTCCCGATCAACTCATTGCGCAAACTCGAGGTCAGGAACTTCTCGCCAGCAATGTCCAACAGCTCAGCGTCATCGAGGTCATTAACCATGTCCGAGCATAGCACTCTGACAGGACCATCGCGGCCCAAGATATGGCGCTCAACAATTTGAATGACCACATTGTCAGCGAACCTCTTAAGTGCAACCTTGTAGTAGgccttgaggatatcatgaATATCATTCACCGCTTGGTCCTCGTTGCTGAGGTGGATGCGCTGCATCACCTGGGTGAGATTGACGGATCCGTAGGTTGTGTCGCCGAGTCCCAGTCCCTGCAGCCGGGCGCGCACTCGCTCGTCTCGAATTGCAGTGAGGGTTTCGGCGTAATAGTGATTGACCGTCTGTAATATGCCGCCTCTTTCATCATTGAGCATCTCTTCGaattccttcttcgccttggcgTGGGTGGCGTCTTGCCCACGCTGCAGGCGAGAGATGAGCCGTTCCCTCACGTCCTGATCGCGGATTATTGCAGCCAGAGTGTCCCGATTGAATGCTTTGACAGCATCACTAACTCTTCCAATGTAGATGAGGGCAATACCACTCCAGGGGCTTGACTGCTGGCGGAAGAGGCGTTCGAGAACCCGTGGGTTGACGGTCCCAGGTAGTTCGGTTCCACGAGACTCACGATATGCTCGACGGATCCAGGTCGTGATATCCTCTTCGCTGTCCAACTGTACTTTGGACTTTCGGATTTCCTTTCCTGGTCTGGTGTAATCGGGGTCGAGCTCTCCACTGGGGGTACAGAACACCTTGGAATGGCCACTTTTTGTGAGGGCCTTTGAGAAACTGTCACCCAGCTCTCGAACGTGCATTCGTAGCTTTAAAGCGCTATCAGACGAAAGATCCGGGCTGTAGCTTCCACTCAATGCATCGTCAACTGCGCGCTGGTACATGTTGGCCGTGCGTGCAAGGAAGCGTCGCTGATCAATCGCAGTCTGGCGTGATGggccgagaagctcaaggtcTTTCTCGGTGGCTGCCAGCGAAGCCTCAATGTCTTTGACAACATTGGGGAATTCGATCCTGATGTGATCATAGAGCAATCCACCAAGGAATTTCTTCAGCGCGTGAATCCCAACTCGATCCTTCGGGAGCTCAGTCCAAGGAGCAGCGGTAGAGAAaaactccctctccttcctgtGTCTACCCTCGACTGTGATGCCCTCTTTGATCTCTTGAGTAGATCGGTTCTTCACTGCGAACCAGCCGTGTGTGAGTTTCTCGACTTCGTTTTTGGCGATGCGGAGGACCTGTTTGCGTATTAGCTAGAGGTCAATGAATAGACCTAGAGACGTACTCCTGCTTCGTCACCCTCTTCCACGGCGTCGCACTTGGTGATGATTCCAACCGTACGTTTGCCTGGTGGGTCGGCGGCTCGAGCCATAGAGAACCTGACAGGATTGGCAGGTAGCATCGTGCGTATGGAAACGATACGTACACTCCCTggttggcgaggttgttCCTGGCGTCCATAACGGCCCTAGGCGAGGTTAGTTACTTTCTTTGCATACGGCGGGGGGACAAACAGGATAATGGTTCGCTTGTCGACGATGTAGTTCTGGATCAAACCACGGATGATGCCCTTATCCTCCTCTGTCTGATACTTCGTAGGGTCTGCCAAAGTTAGTAGCTGGTAAAAGAAAGATCAAAGACAACGTACTGTGGAACAAACCGGGAACATCAACCACACTAAGGTGGTGATGGTCCGGGCCGGACAGCTCGATCTTGAGAATATCGTCGGAGAATCTCTTGTCGATGTTTTCAATGTCAGTTGTTCCAGGTCCTGGGATACCCATGGCCTCGGCAGCCTGAAAAGCTATCAGTATAACACACAAATCAACAATGCAAAACACAGACCTCGTCGAACACTCTGCCGAACTCATCACTATCAAACTTGTCGGCCTCCAAAGCTCGCTCGAAGGATTTGAgcttctcttcctgggcCTCATTTTGCTGAGCAGCTGGACCAGGGATGATAGTTatttttgcacccgcctcATCGGACGAAGTACGACGAAGAACAATCTGCGTAGCGAAGCGAGTGCACAGGTCGCTCGCAACTGGAAAGGAGAGACCGGTCAGTCCCTCCAAGAGAGACGATTTTCCACTCGACTGATCTCCCACAACGACCAGCTGTGGTGTGTTAGTGATTTCCCTTGTGTTCAAGGTGCTGGAATCATCCATACCTGAGGCAGAGATACGCTCTCGCTGACACCGAGCTCACGCAGTTtgtcgatgatctcgagAACCTTGGCTCTCTTCTCATTGTGAAgatcaccagcagccttgACGGCCATATTCACCTTCATCTGCATATGGGTAACGAATGATTGGACTTTCGAGCTGGGAGTGAGGATGGAGGAAGTGTGTTGTTGATACGAGGAACGGGAAGAGAGATGGCACGTTTTATACCCCAACTCAGCTGGAAATTGGGAAGAGGAAACGACCCAAGAATAACGGAGGACGATCTGAAGGAAGGCTAGAGAGTAGAGCTTCTgttgtgttgtgtttgttgtgggttggtggtggtggtggtggtggtggtggtggtggtgtgtgtgtgtgtgtgtgtgtgtgtgtggcACAGCCATCAGATTCACACATGTTGACTGTGGCATTCACTAACCTGCTCCACCATTGGATGAAATATCAAATCCAACACCAGCCACAGCCCAACACAGCCTGATGGAAAGCACATCATATTTAGGCAGCTTTGGCCCTAGTCCTGCTTACCAGTGTTGTCGGTCACATCACCGTCATTGCCGCAGCTATCGCCGAGATGCGTGCAAGCCTTTCAATCCAACGGCAGCGGCAAGGCTAACTCCAGAGTGAGTCATGATAACAGTTCCATTCCATTTCGGCATACTAATTCGATGTTGAACGAGCAGCGGCACGTCCTATCTCACTTGGTGTACGGAACACCGCGCCGCATAGGCGTCCAACAGCTGCTCTCGCCAGAGGTTACAAGGGTTGGACGGTGGCGGCACCACTTGGACTCAAACTCCAGGAAGGCACATCCTGAACCAAGAACATCTGGTACCGATCATGTGTCAACATATCCAACTTTGAATCAGCCAT
The nucleotide sequence above comes from Aspergillus puulaauensis MK2 DNA, chromosome 3, nearly complete sequence. Encoded proteins:
- a CDS encoding uncharacterized protein (COG:U;~EggNog:ENOG410PITD;~InterPro:IPR022812,IPR027417,IPR000375,IPR020850;~PFAM:PF01031), which codes for MLPANPVRFSMARAADPPGKRTVGIITKCDAVEEGDEAGVLRIAKNEVEKLTHGWFAVKNRSTQEIKEGITVEGRHRKEREFFSTAAPWTELPKDRVGIHALKKFLGGLLYDHIRIEFPNVVKDIEASLAATEKDLELLGPSRQTAIDQRRFLARTANMYQRAVDDALSGSYSPDLSSDSALKLRMHVRELGDSFSKALTKSGHSKVFCTPSGELDPDYTRPGKEIRKSKVQLDSEEDITTWIRRAYRESRGTELPGTVNPRVLERLFRQQSSPWSGIALIYIGRVSDAVKAFNRDTLAAIIRDQDVRERLISRLQRGQDATHAKAKKEFEEMLNDERGGILQTVNHYYAETLTAIRDERVRARLQGLGLGDTTYGSVNLTQVMQRIHLSNEDQAVNDIHDILKAYYKVALKRFADNVVIQIVERHILGRDGPVRVLCSDMVNDLDDAELLDIAGEKFLTSSLRNELIGKFERFQSALEIAKQAGI
- a CDS encoding uncharacterized protein (COG:U;~EggNog:ENOG410PITD;~InterPro:IPR022812,IPR001401,IPR027417;~PFAM:PF00350;~go_function: GO:0003924 - GTPase activity [Evidence IEA];~go_function: GO:0005525 - GTP binding [Evidence IEA]), encoding MPQSTCVNLMAVPHTHTHTHTHHHHHHHHHHHQPTTNTTQQKLYSLAFLQIVLRYSWVVSSSQFPAELGYKTCHLSSRSSYQQHTSSILTPSSKVQSFVTHMQMKVNMAVKAAGDLHNEKRAKVLEIIDKLRELGVSESVSLPQLVVVGDQSSGKSSLLEGLTGLSFPVASDLCTRFATQIVLRRTSSDEAGAKITIIPGPAAQQNEAQEEKLKSFERALEADKFDSDEFGRVFDEAAEAMGIPGPGTTDIENIDKRFSDDILKIELSGPDHHHLSVVDVPGLFHNPTKYQTEEDKGIIRGLIQNYIVDKRTIILFVPPPYAKKVTNLA